In Chitinophagaceae bacterium C216, the genomic stretch AAATACACATTCTGCACCCTATCTTTGTATTTGTGTTCCATTTTTATTGTGTATTGGGTACACATATTTAATGAGAAAATAACATTGTTTGTCTATGCTATTTAAAAACATCTTGCCATTCCTCTTTACCCTATTGCTATCCCTACTCATTTGCTCCAACACGCTATTGGCACAAACCAGGGAAATAAAAGGTACAGTGATAGATGAAGTTACAGGCCAGCCTGTATTTGGCGCTACTGTTGAAATAAAAGGCACCCACTATGCTACCATCACCGATAGTACAGGTGTTTTTAAACTGAATGTGCCTTCCGGTACAAATGTATTAGTAGTATCACATGTCGGATATGCTGCTAAGGATATCAATATTACCGGCGATGAAATGCACATTGTACTTACCAGCATAACCTCCTCTCTTGAAAACGTAGTGGTTATCGCTTATGGTACCCGTAAGAAAACAGATCTTACCGGTTCGGTGGTAGCCGTTTCGGAAAAAGATTTCCAGAAAGGAAATATTGCATCTTCCGAGCAATTGCTGCAGGGTAAGGTGCCGGGGTTGGAAATCACACCCGGTGGGGGAGCTGCCGGTGGCGGAAGTAAAATTCGTATTAGAGGATCCGCATCGTTAAATGCTAGCAATGATCCGTTGATTGTGATTGATGGAGTACCCGTTGAAAGCAATGGAGTATCGGGTTCTGCAAATCTACTCAATACCATTAATCCCAATGATATTGAAAGTATCAGCGTTTTAAAAGACGCTTCTGCTGCAGCTTTATACGGTTCAAGAGCAACAAATGGTGTTATTATTATTACTACTAAAAAAGGCGCTTCTGGAAAACTGAAGTTCAATTTTAATACTAGAGCTTCATTAAGTCATGTGGCTAATAAAGTAGATGTATTGTCGGCTGATGAGATAAGAAGGATTGTAAACGAAAAAGGCACAGATGAGTTCAAAGGGTTTCTAGGAAACGCCAACACGGATTGGCAGGATGCGATTTATCAGCAAGCCTTTGGTAGCGATAATAACTTAAGCGTATCGGGTCGTGCCGATATCGGTAAAAGCATAAAGCTGCCCTATCGTTTATCAGGAGGATACTATACACAAGAGGGAGTATTGCTTACTAATAAATTTGATCGTTATACGGCATCGGCCAATCTTAATCCCAAATTGTTTAATGACTATTTGACCTTAAATATTAATGCTAAATACGCACGTACTAATAATCGATTTGCCGATGAAGGCGCGATAGGATCTGCCGTTAATTTCGATCCCACCCAGCCTATATATCGTAACGATGATAAATATGGTGGCTTTTTCGAGTGGGAGCAATCCAATGGTGTATTGAATGCACTTGCAACTCGCAATCCGGTAGCCATGCTGATGTTACGTAATAACACTTCTACTGTAAACAGATTTATTGGAAATGTTCAGGCTGATTACAAATTGCATTTCTTTCCCGATCTGCACTTGTTGTTGAATGTTGGCATGGATCGCTCGGCCGGTTCAGGAAAAGATAAGTTCCGTCCTGAAATGGCTGCTTCCGTCCTAGGGTTTAACAGTAGGGGTAGAATTTCGGAGTATCAGCAAACCAAAGCAAGTAAGCTGGCCGATATTCAGCTATTCTATCAGAAAGATATTACAGAAAAAACTCGCATCGATGTATTACTGGGACATGGATATCAGGATTTTTATACCGATGATGTATTCTTCTATTCAAAATTTTATGACGGTTCTATCGATACCGTCATTGCTAATAAACCCGACTTCCCTGACGACCGAAATGGATTTGCTATCGAGTCTTATCTGGGAAGAGTAAATTTCACTCTGTCGGATAAATATTTGCTCACAGCTTCATTAAGAAGAGATGCTAGCTCCAAATTCTCACGCGATAACAGAGTAGGTTATTTCCCTGCTGTAGCATTCGCGTGGAAATTGAAGGATGAATTTTTTCCGGACGCAGGGAATAATATCAATGAATTGAAGTTGCGCATTGGATGGGGGGTAACCGGACAACAGGATGGCATTGCTTACTACTCTTATATGCCACGATATACCTATGGTTCAGGTAGTGCTCAGTATCAGTTTGGCGATCAGTTTATTCGCTTTCTAAGGCCAACAGCGTATTATCCTGATGTGAAATGGGAAACCACACAAACCACCAATATAGGTTTGGATTACGGATTCTTGCAAAACAGAATTTCTGGTTCCATTGATATTTACAGTAAGAAGACCAAAGACCTGTTAAGTGTTGTTCCTGTACCTCCGGGATCCAACTTTAATGTGGAGCTTTTAAAGAATGTAGGAAATCTGAATAATAAAGGAGTGGAGTTCTTACTCAATGTTGTGCCGGTGCGTAATGCCCGAACGACCTGGGATGTGAGCTTTAATATGGCATATAACAAAACAGAAGTTACTAAGCTAATTGATTTTATTGATCCCAACTACAAGGGTATTTCGACTAGTGGCGTATCAGGTGGTACCGGAAACAATATTGGAAAAATTGCTGTAGGATATGCTCCTTATGTTTTCTATCCGTACAAACAAGTATATGATCCTACAACCGGCCGTCCTATCGAAGGTTTGTACGAGGACATTAACAGAGACGGCCAAATTACCGATGACGATCGGTATTACTATATGAAGCCAGCAGCTGATGTAATCTACGGTTTAAGCACCAATGTTACACTGGGCAAATTTTCTGCAGGACTTGCAGGTCATGGGATGATCGGCAATTATTTGTACAACAACTATCTATCGGGTTCGGCAACATTGAGAAATATTCTCAACCCGGTTAAGCATATTGGTAATGCATCAGTGAATTATCTGGAGACGGAGTTCAGCAATAACATGTACCTATCTGATTATTACATCGAGAATGCTAGCTTCTTTAGATTGGATAATATTAACCTCGGATATGATTTGGGTAAGGTATTAAAAGGTAAGGCATCCTTGAGGCTTACCGGCAATGTGCAGAACATTTTTGTGATTACGAAGTATCGAGGTGCAGATCCTGAAAATGCCAGCAGCACCGGTGTAGATAATAATATTTATCCGCGACCAAGAATTTACTCATTAGGTGCCAGTATCGATTTCTAACGATTCTAATTCTGTCAAATATGAACAAAAAATTATTGACAACATTTATCCACGTGCTTGCCCTTGCAATACTTCTGGCTTCCTGTGCTAAGAAACTGGATATATTTCCCAAAAACGACCTTACTCCTGAAAAGGTATATAGTACGCCCGAAGGTTACAAAGCAGTATTGGCTAAAATTTATGCTACCTTGTCTATTACAGGTAATAATGGTCCGGCAGGTGATCCGGATATTGGAGGTGGGCTGGATGAGGGGTCGCAGGTGGCCTTCATTAGAGGATTTTTTAATCTGCAGGAACTGCCTACAGATGAAGCGGTAGTAGCCTGGAACGATCAGACGATTAAGGACTTTCATGCATTGCAATGGACCAGCTCCGATCCTTTCTTAAAAGGAATGTATGCGCGTCCTATTTACAACATCACATTAATTAATGAATATATCAGAGAGTCGGCAGATGCTAAACTTGCAGAAAGAAATATTACGGGTGCAGATGCCGATGCAATTCGTAAATCCCGTGCAGAAGCTCGTTTTATGCGTGCTTTTAACTATTGGGTGATGATGGATTTGTTTGGTAAGTCCACTTTCATTACCGAAGAAGATGGGGTAGGATCCTTTATGCCACCGGAAATTAGTCGTGAGGATTTATTCACTTATATCGAAACGGAACTGAAAGCCATCGAAGCGGAATTGCCTCTAGCCAAAACTGCCGAATATGGACGCGTAGATCAAGGTGCCGCATGGGCGCTACTGGCCAGAATGTATTTGAATGCTAATGTATACACTGGTACGCCTCGCTATACAGAAGCGCTCACTTATGCTCAGAAAGTGATAGATGCGGGATACACACTGCATAGCAATTATCGTGAGCTGTTCATGGCAGATAATGATGTAAAGGGTCGTAATGAATTCATCTTTGTCATCACTTGTGATGGTGCCAGAACCAAGGCTTTTGGAAATACTACATTTATAGTGCATGCTGCTGCCGGTGCGGATAATGAGGACTTCGGTGTTAACAGCGGATGGGCTGGTTATAGGGCTACCAAAGGATTGGCAGACTTGTTCCCCGATTTAACCGGAAATACGGATAAGCGTGCTATGTTTACCACCAGTCGGTATGGTACATCGCCAGAGCAGATTGTAATTAACGACATCGGCGTGTTTGATAACGGACTTCATGTAATAAAATGGAGAAATATCAGATCAGATGGTGGTGCCGTAAGTGATTTGAATAAGGAGTTTGCAGACATTGATTTTCCTGTTTTCCGTCTAGCAGAGATGTATCTTATTTATGCGGAGGCAGTATTACGTGGAGCTTCTGGAGGTAATGCCACCACAGCTTTGAGTTATATCAATGCATTACGTGCCAGATCGGGTGCCGCCCCTATAAGTCCTATTGATTTCAATTTGCAATTTGTGTTGGATGAGCGTGGCAGAGAACTGTACTGGGAAGGACATCGCAGAACAGACTTGGTAAGATACAATCAGCTTACTACCGGTACTTACTTATGGCCTTGGAAAGGTGGCGTTGCATCGGGAACGGCAGTAAATAGTCGGTATAATATTTATCCCATACCCGCTGAAAACTTAAACTCTAATCCCAATCTTACTCAACATCCTGAATATAAATCTGAGCAATAATGAAAGCACTAAATATATTTTTAAAGCTATCGCTGTTGTCTGTTGTTTTTCTTGCTTGTACAAAGAAAGAAAACAAGGTGTTCTTCGAGGGAAGCACTCCTCCAGTATTAACCAGTACGGCATCGGTAACGATTGTACTGGAAAAGGATAAGAAAGAAGAAGTGGCACTAGTACTATCGTGGACCAATCCCAATTATATGTTTAATACGGGCGTTAGCTCGCAAAATGTTTATTATATCGTGCAGATCGACACTGCCGGTAAAAATTTTACCAGTCCGAAGTTGCAGGAAATGTCTATCGCTAGTGATTTAAGCGTTAGCCTTAGTGTGCAAGAGCTGAATGTTTTTCTATCAAAAATGGAGTTTACTCCCGGTGTAGAGCAGTCCATAGATATACGCATCAAAGCCACCCTACTCAATGGTACCGTGCCTACTTATTCCAATACGCTTACGTTGAAAGTGAATCCTTATCTGGACTTTGCAGTAGAACCACCAGGAACACCCGACAACAATTATGAGGATGGTGAGCTGTGGGTGGTAGGGGATGCCTTTGCTTCGGGATGGAGCAATCCGTTGCCTTCGCCTTATGATGTAACACAGCGGTTTACAAGAATCGATATTATGCATTATGAACTAGTGGTAGAGATGGCAGGAGGCGGCGCGTATAAGATTATTCAAAAACAGGGTGATTGGAGCACACAGTATCACGCTTTGGATGGTGGAACTTGGGAAGGTGGCGCATTTGAAAAGCGAGATGCAGATCCCGGTTTCCCGGGTGCACCTACAGCCGGTACTTATAAGATTACAATAAACTTTCAGACAGGAAGGTACGCTGTGGTAAGACAATAATCAACACTTTAAATCCTGGTTATGAAAAATAATTTCAATTTCTTCATAGGTGTCATGGGAGCCCTGTTGTGTTTGGCTTCCTGTGAAAAAGTGGATCCGCTGCCTTATTACAATACTGGCAAGGAGTCGGCATTAACATTATCTACCACTACCGTTACTCTATCACACGAGAATGCAGAGCAGGAGGTAATTACATTTAGCTGGACCAATCCGGAGTTTGCCACTAGTGAGGCTCAGTATAAATATGTGGTAGAGCTAGCACCTAAAGGTGCTGATTTTACTAATGCAGTAGCTTTTGTTGTTGTAGGTAAGCATAACAGTTTGTCGGTAAAAGGTTCAGATTTGAATAATGCTCTGGTCGCTTGGGGAAAATCGTTTGGGGAGGTGGTAGATTTGGAAGCGAGGTTAAAAACTTCTTATGCCAATAACAATGATATGAAAATCTCTCCGGCTGTTGACTTGAAAGTTACGCCTTATGCGATACCTTTTAGTTTGTCGGCTACTGCAACCGGAACTTTTTCTCCTACACCGCAAACAAAGGACGATATTTTTACCACCCTTTCGTGGACGGTTCCTTCATATGGTAATGCCACTTTGCATTACGAATTGGAATATGCTAAAGCTGGAACGAATTTTAGTAATCCGGGTATTATTGTAATAGCTGCTGATTCCCTCTCCAAATCTCTAACAGGATTTGAAATATTTCAGATGGCTAATACAGTGGATATACCGCTAAATACTACCGATGATATTGAAGTGCGTGTGAAAGCCATTATTAATAAGACAGGACAAACTTCCTATTCTTCTGTCCAAACTTTACGTGTAACACCTGTTGAGATGACATTATATATGTATGTGCCCGGTGATTATCAAGGATGGAATCCTGAAACGGCTTCGCGCATCGCTTCATCCGACGGTATTCACTACGAAGGATACATCTGGATACCTGCAGGTGGTAACGGTGAGTTTAAAATCACTACCGAGCCCAACTGGTCTTCGCTCAACTACGGAGGCACTTCTACTGCAACCGGAGGCACCTTAGTTTCTAATGGCGATAATCTGAGGTTTCCTGAAACTGGTGCCTACTACTTACTAAAGGCCAATGTTCATACAATGGAATGGACAATTACCAAAACCGAGTGGGGATTGATTGGGAATGCCACTCCCGGTGGGTGGGATAATTCTACACCTATGGTTTACGACCCGATAGTGGGCAAATGGAAAGTTACGGTAACTTTTACAGAGGGGTATTTTAAATTTCGGGCGAACAATGGCTGGGATATCAATTTAGGTAATGGAGGAGCATATCTGAGTTATGGAGGAGGGGATATCCCGGTTTCAGCAGCTACTAAAACCGTTTGGCTGGATTTAAGCAGTCCGCTGAAATACACTTATACGATTGAATAAGGAGCCGATTATTTTTATTATTCAGGTATAATTATAATAAAGGTAGCAGCAATGCTACCTTTATTATAAACCTACAACCCGCAGAAAAATTGTAAAATAAGATAGGCAGTAAAATTTTGTGTCAAAAATTTTACTGATAATCAATTAATTGTGAGGGTGCCTTTAAAAAATATTGTCTTTTTCATTGTTTTTATCAAATACTAATCTACCTTTGCACCCCCAACCAATATGGAAGGGAAATCGGGGGTTAGCCCGGTTTTTTAGTCATAAATTGAAAATATAAAAATGAGTAAGCAACATTTCACCACGAAACATGCGAACGAGGCTACCGTACAGCGCAACTGGTACGTTGTAGACGGTACTAATCAAACCGTAGGTCGTATGTGTTCAAAAATAGCCGCTATTTTACGCGGTAAGCACAAAGCATATTATACACCACACGTTGATACCGGTGATTATGTGATTGTAGTAAACTGTGAGAAAGTACAGTTAAGCGGTAACAAGCTGGAACAAAAAGTGTACGATACTTTCAGCGGTTATCCCGGTGGTCGTAAAGAAGAGCTGGCGAAAGACCTTTTAAAACGTCGTCCTGAAGTAATTATTGAAAGAGCGGTAAAAGGAATGCTTCCTAAAAACCGTTTGGGACGTAAGATGTTTAAAAAGTTATTTGTGTATGCAGGGCCCAATCACCCTCATGGAGCACAACAACCTAAAGAATTAAAATTTTAAAACCTGCTTTAAGCAATTTGCTTTAAGCCTTAAGCGTATAAAATAGATGGAAAAACAAAAAAATGCAGTAGGTCGCCGTAAGGAAGCTGTTGCTCGTGTTTTTATCAGCAAGGGCACCGGTAATATTACTGTAAACGGTAAAGATTATAAAACCTATTTCTCCCTGGTGTACTTACAAAATCAGGTAGAACGTCCGTTAAAAGCTATTGAGGCAACCGATAAGTATGATATTAAGGTAAATGCTACCGGAGGTGGTATTAAAGGACAAGCCGAGGCTATCATGCTGGGCATTGCTCGTGCATTGGTAGACTTGAATCCTGAGTATCGTCCTGCGTTAAAAGCTGCAGGATTGCTGAAACGTGATCCTCGTTCAGTTGAGCGTAAGAAATTCGGTCGCAAAAAAGCGAGAAAGAGCTATCAGTTCTCTAAAAGATAATGGCTTGTGGTTGGAGGGTTGTTACAACCCCCTGCTATTGGTCATGAAAGCATTTAAAATCCTTTTCAAATTTATACGATGGAAAATAACAATACATCATTACAACAGCAGCTTCTGGAGGCGGGTGTTCATTTCGGTCACCTGAAGAAGAAATGGAACCCCAAAATGTTGCCTTACATTTTTGCTGAGAA encodes the following:
- the rplM gene encoding 50S ribosomal protein L13 — protein: MSKQHFTTKHANEATVQRNWYVVDGTNQTVGRMCSKIAAILRGKHKAYYTPHVDTGDYVIVVNCEKVQLSGNKLEQKVYDTFSGYPGGRKEELAKDLLKRRPEVIIERAVKGMLPKNRLGRKMFKKLFVYAGPNHPHGAQQPKELKF
- the susD_2 gene encoding Starch-binding protein SusD; protein product: MNKKLLTTFIHVLALAILLASCAKKLDIFPKNDLTPEKVYSTPEGYKAVLAKIYATLSITGNNGPAGDPDIGGGLDEGSQVAFIRGFFNLQELPTDEAVVAWNDQTIKDFHALQWTSSDPFLKGMYARPIYNITLINEYIRESADAKLAERNITGADADAIRKSRAEARFMRAFNYWVMMDLFGKSTFITEEDGVGSFMPPEISREDLFTYIETELKAIEAELPLAKTAEYGRVDQGAAWALLARMYLNANVYTGTPRYTEALTYAQKVIDAGYTLHSNYRELFMADNDVKGRNEFIFVITCDGARTKAFGNTTFIVHAAAGADNEDFGVNSGWAGYRATKGLADLFPDLTGNTDKRAMFTTSRYGTSPEQIVINDIGVFDNGLHVIKWRNIRSDGGAVSDLNKEFADIDFPVFRLAEMYLIYAEAVLRGASGGNATTALSYINALRARSGAAPISPIDFNLQFVLDERGRELYWEGHRRTDLVRYNQLTTGTYLWPWKGGVASGTAVNSRYNIYPIPAENLNSNPNLTQHPEYKSEQ
- the susC_2 gene encoding TonB-dependent receptor SusC yields the protein MLFKNILPFLFTLLLSLLICSNTLLAQTREIKGTVIDEVTGQPVFGATVEIKGTHYATITDSTGVFKLNVPSGTNVLVVSHVGYAAKDINITGDEMHIVLTSITSSLENVVVIAYGTRKKTDLTGSVVAVSEKDFQKGNIASSEQLLQGKVPGLEITPGGGAAGGGSKIRIRGSASLNASNDPLIVIDGVPVESNGVSGSANLLNTINPNDIESISVLKDASAAALYGSRATNGVIIITTKKGASGKLKFNFNTRASLSHVANKVDVLSADEIRRIVNEKGTDEFKGFLGNANTDWQDAIYQQAFGSDNNLSVSGRADIGKSIKLPYRLSGGYYTQEGVLLTNKFDRYTASANLNPKLFNDYLTLNINAKYARTNNRFADEGAIGSAVNFDPTQPIYRNDDKYGGFFEWEQSNGVLNALATRNPVAMLMLRNNTSTVNRFIGNVQADYKLHFFPDLHLLLNVGMDRSAGSGKDKFRPEMAASVLGFNSRGRISEYQQTKASKLADIQLFYQKDITEKTRIDVLLGHGYQDFYTDDVFFYSKFYDGSIDTVIANKPDFPDDRNGFAIESYLGRVNFTLSDKYLLTASLRRDASSKFSRDNRVGYFPAVAFAWKLKDEFFPDAGNNINELKLRIGWGVTGQQDGIAYYSYMPRYTYGSGSAQYQFGDQFIRFLRPTAYYPDVKWETTQTTNIGLDYGFLQNRISGSIDIYSKKTKDLLSVVPVPPGSNFNVELLKNVGNLNNKGVEFLLNVVPVRNARTTWDVSFNMAYNKTEVTKLIDFIDPNYKGISTSGVSGGTGNNIGKIAVGYAPYVFYPYKQVYDPTTGRPIEGLYEDINRDGQITDDDRYYYMKPAADVIYGLSTNVTLGKFSAGLAGHGMIGNYLYNNYLSGSATLRNILNPVKHIGNASVNYLETEFSNNMYLSDYYIENASFFRLDNINLGYDLGKVLKGKASLRLTGNVQNIFVITKYRGADPENASSTGVDNNIYPRPRIYSLGASIDF
- the rpsI gene encoding 30S ribosomal protein S9, with product MEKQKNAVGRRKEAVARVFISKGTGNITVNGKDYKTYFSLVYLQNQVERPLKAIEATDKYDIKVNATGGGIKGQAEAIMLGIARALVDLNPEYRPALKAAGLLKRDPRSVERKKFGRKKARKSYQFSKR